In Rhineura floridana isolate rRhiFlo1 chromosome 1, rRhiFlo1.hap2, whole genome shotgun sequence, the following proteins share a genomic window:
- the LOC133377545 gene encoding CCAAT/enhancer-binding protein alpha-like: protein MTAPSINQSTNFKLQQPSSAYSYLDLALVLDLLDICEHENFIDLSSYIDLGAFNDEFPADLFQHSRQQECVAKASSLEYSSNVGVGAGMLGGRFQQGSSGGPLYSYVDKLDPTVVYERLGGGPPLLPGLCPLLIKQEPHEDDKVAALADLYPMPPRGPNAATSSTRWCTGPR, encoded by the exons ATGACAGCACCCTCGATTAATCAGAGCACAAATTTTAAGCTGCAA CAGCCCAGCAGCGCCTACAGCTACCTTGACTTGGCATTGGTGTTGGACCTTCTGGACATCTGTGAGCATGAGAATTTCATCGACCTGAGTTCCTACATCGACCTGGGTGCCTTCAATGACGAGTTCCCGGCTGACCTCTTCCAGCACAGCAGGCAGCAGGAGTGTGTGGCCAAAGCCAGCAGCCTGGAGTACAGCAGCAACGTTGGAGTTGGGGCAGGGATGCTGGGTGGCAGATTCCAGCAGGGCAGCAGTGGTGGCCCGCTCTACAGCTATGTGGACAAGCTGGACCCCACCGTGGTCTACGAGCGCCTAGGTGGGGGCCCTCCTCTGCTGCCCGGCCTGTGCCCATTGCTCATCAAGCAGGAACCTCACGAGGATGACAAGGTGGCAGCGCTGGCTGACCTCTACCCAATGCCCCcaagggggccaaatgcagccaccTCCAGTACCAGGTGGTGCACTGGGCCTAGATGA